From the genome of Staphylococcus haemolyticus, one region includes:
- a CDS encoding amidohydrolase family protein produces MKKIDLHAHYISPGFSKFLDDYFDGKGDGVATPKFSPEGYLELMARMEIEYGVLSISSPHISVAPDEEMIYLAKEVNAYATEFTHKYPEQLGFFATLPLPLVKESIETIDTALDQQGALGFTLPTNARGIYVGDDRLDKVLAKLDERHAVVALHPNEPKPNIEAMSDVVPAPLMEFIFDTTRTVIYMSQNNVFSKYPNIKWIIPHCGALLPVIAQRVAMGNKMFESERKPDDLEQVMKELYFDLAGKVLPYQLPNIAQCVDMDKIVYGSDAPYTTDQVVTMLADELESTELISRHELEKMLYDNGKQLLKSINEK; encoded by the coding sequence ATGAAGAAAATTGATTTACATGCACATTATATATCACCTGGATTCTCGAAATTTCTAGATGATTATTTCGATGGCAAAGGTGATGGTGTGGCGACACCGAAATTCTCACCTGAAGGTTATTTAGAATTAATGGCACGTATGGAAATTGAATATGGTGTGCTATCTATTTCGAGCCCACATATCAGTGTGGCGCCAGATGAAGAAATGATTTATTTAGCTAAAGAAGTCAATGCCTATGCAACTGAATTTACACACAAATATCCAGAGCAATTAGGTTTCTTTGCGACACTACCATTACCATTGGTTAAAGAGAGCATTGAGACGATTGATACTGCATTAGATCAGCAAGGTGCTTTAGGTTTCACTTTACCTACGAATGCACGTGGTATTTATGTTGGCGATGACCGCCTAGATAAAGTCTTAGCTAAATTAGATGAGCGTCATGCCGTTGTTGCACTTCATCCGAATGAACCTAAGCCTAATATTGAAGCAATGAGCGACGTTGTTCCTGCACCATTAATGGAATTCATCTTTGATACAACACGTACGGTCATTTACATGAGTCAAAACAATGTGTTTAGCAAATATCCAAATATTAAGTGGATTATTCCACATTGTGGTGCATTACTTCCTGTCATTGCTCAACGTGTTGCAATGGGTAATAAAATGTTTGAAAGTGAGCGTAAACCTGACGACTTAGAACAAGTTATGAAAGAGTTATACTTTGATTTAGCTGGTAAAGTTCTACCTTATCAGCTTCCAAATATTGCTCAATGTGTAGACATGGATAAAATTGTATATGGTTCAGATGCACCTTATACAACAGATCAAGTTGTAACGATGTTAGCTGATGAATTAGAATCAACTGAATTAATCTCACGACATGAACTTGAAAAAATGTTATATGATAACGGCAAACAATTATTAAAATCAATTAATGAAAAATAA
- a CDS encoding VOC family protein, translating to MIQSMWFNLHVEDLERSEQFYRYLGFEINKNPDMLDKMVGIKIGQTIVILIENNHFEKVTHESVSKQPNEVIISLGVKTNDEVDELMRKVESSGGKVIDEPGTYQGYYGATFADPDGHKYNFLVC from the coding sequence ATGATTCAATCAATGTGGTTTAATTTACATGTCGAAGATTTAGAACGTAGCGAGCAATTTTACAGATATTTAGGCTTTGAAATTAATAAAAATCCAGATATGCTAGACAAAATGGTTGGTATTAAAATCGGACAAACGATTGTGATTTTAATTGAAAATAACCATTTTGAAAAAGTGACGCATGAATCAGTTTCAAAACAACCTAATGAAGTCATTATATCTTTAGGTGTAAAAACGAATGATGAAGTAGATGAATTAATGCGAAAAGTGGAATCATCAGGCGGTAAAGTGATTGATGAACCAGGAACTTATCAAGGATACTATGGTGCAACTTTTGCAGACCCAGATGGACATAAATATAATTTCTTAGTTTGTTAG
- a CDS encoding zinc ribbon domain-containing protein, which translates to MQCPNCGQTYQQGDQYCGSCGNKLNGSLSQSTQSTTESFNSEIQSTSHSTAIKQEQINGEQNHSEYDRGEFAHRYMSYEHRYAEGPFTIKVKSTFNESKQFLKQAFTSHDVVMKGNKSFSITLLSSLVIIGLLILGMLLHLLSASLFDGYFVDTATIILKFVLTTMLALAFLFIVTFAVIRLMIVESISFKKILSDYILVNTLSVSILFLGFIVFFFEMYIFSGILIAFSVILLLTSSVYLISKYSVNHTLRFASFYSVMIFFVIIGFALHLFGSTIIHRYDDLGILHQLFWRWL; encoded by the coding sequence ATGCAATGTCCAAATTGTGGTCAGACATATCAACAAGGAGATCAATATTGCGGTAGTTGTGGTAATAAATTAAATGGTTCATTATCTCAATCAACGCAATCGACAACAGAATCATTCAATTCGGAGATTCAATCTACAAGTCATTCTACAGCTATTAAGCAAGAACAAATTAATGGAGAACAGAATCATAGTGAGTACGATCGTGGTGAATTTGCACATAGATATATGTCTTATGAACACCGTTATGCTGAAGGTCCATTCACGATTAAGGTGAAATCGACCTTTAATGAAAGTAAGCAATTTCTTAAGCAAGCTTTTACTTCTCATGATGTAGTGATGAAAGGGAATAAGTCATTTAGTATTACTTTGCTATCATCATTAGTTATTATTGGTTTACTTATATTGGGAATGTTATTACACCTACTTTCAGCAAGTTTATTTGATGGTTATTTTGTTGATACTGCAACAATTATCTTGAAATTTGTATTAACTACTATGCTAGCACTTGCGTTTTTATTTATCGTAACATTCGCCGTTATTCGCTTAATGATAGTAGAAAGCATTTCCTTTAAAAAGATTTTATCTGATTATATATTAGTTAATACATTATCAGTAAGTATACTATTTTTAGGATTTATTGTGTTTTTCTTTGAAATGTATATTTTTAGTGGTATATTGATTGCCTTTTCAGTGATTTTACTTTTAACATCATCAGTTTATTTAATTTCAAAATATAGTGTAAATCATACGTTACGTTTTGCGAGTTTCTATAGTGTTATGATTTTCTTTGTTATTATTGGATTTGCCTTACATTTATTTGGTTCAACTATCATTCATCGATATGATGATTTAGGTATTTTACATCAATTATTTTGGCGTTGGCTCTAA
- the alsS gene encoding acetolactate synthase AlsS translates to MTKENYSAANMVIDTLKNNNVDYVFGIPGAKIDYLFNALEDDGPELIVTRHEQNAAMMAQGIGRLTGKPGVALVTSGPGVSNLTTGLLTATSEGDPVLAIGGQVKRNDLLRMTHQAVDNASLLRSSTKYSAEVQDPESLSEVMTNAIRTATSGKNGASFISIPQDVIESPVTSNAIDLCEQPQLGVPNSEDIQDVIKAIKHAKFPVLLVGMRSSSEKETEAIRQLVAKSNLPVVETFQGAGVLNRELENHFFGRVGLFRNQVGDELLRKADLVVAIGYDPIEYEASNWNKELDTEIIVIDEVQAEITNFLRPKKELIGNIAGTIQLLSENVHEPIINQNRLDDLERLRAEVIEATGIKYTHEDGVMHPLEIIETMQKTLTDDTTVTVDVGSHYIWMARKFRSYNPRHLLFSNGMQTLGVALPWAIAAALVRPNTQVVSVAGDGGFLFSGQDLETAVRKNLNIIQLIWNDGKYNMVEFQEEMKYKRSAGVEFGPVDYVKYAESFGAKGLRVTNQEELEAALKEGYATEGPVLIDIPVNYKDNIKLSTNVLPDSLN, encoded by the coding sequence ATGACTAAAGAAAACTATTCTGCTGCAAACATGGTCATTGATACTTTAAAAAATAATAATGTAGATTACGTATTTGGTATTCCAGGAGCTAAAATAGACTATCTCTTTAATGCTCTTGAAGATGATGGTCCAGAACTTATTGTGACACGTCACGAACAAAATGCTGCCATGATGGCACAAGGTATCGGTCGTTTAACTGGTAAACCAGGTGTGGCATTAGTAACGAGTGGCCCTGGAGTAAGTAACTTAACAACTGGATTATTAACAGCGACTTCAGAAGGTGATCCAGTGTTAGCTATCGGTGGTCAAGTTAAACGTAACGATTTATTACGTATGACGCATCAAGCAGTAGATAACGCTTCTCTTTTAAGATCATCTACGAAATATAGCGCAGAAGTACAAGATCCTGAGTCTCTATCTGAAGTAATGACAAACGCTATTCGTACAGCGACTTCAGGTAAAAATGGTGCAAGTTTTATTAGTATCCCACAAGATGTTATTGAGTCTCCAGTAACATCTAATGCAATTGATTTATGTGAACAACCACAACTAGGTGTTCCAAATTCAGAAGACATTCAAGACGTTATCAAAGCTATAAAACATGCGAAATTCCCAGTGTTGCTAGTAGGTATGAGAAGTTCAAGTGAGAAAGAAACAGAAGCAATTCGTCAATTAGTTGCTAAATCAAATTTACCAGTTGTTGAAACATTCCAGGGTGCCGGTGTACTTAACCGTGAATTAGAAAATCACTTCTTCGGAAGAGTCGGTTTATTCCGTAACCAAGTAGGTGACGAATTATTAAGAAAAGCTGACTTAGTTGTTGCAATTGGTTATGATCCAATTGAATACGAAGCAAGTAATTGGAATAAAGAATTAGATACAGAAATCATTGTTATTGATGAAGTACAGGCTGAAATCACTAACTTTTTACGCCCTAAAAAAGAATTAATTGGCAATATTGCAGGGACAATTCAACTCCTATCTGAAAATGTGCATGAACCTATTATTAATCAAAATCGTTTAGATGACTTAGAACGTTTGAGAGCAGAAGTCATTGAAGCAACAGGTATCAAGTACACACATGAAGATGGCGTAATGCATCCATTAGAAATTATTGAAACAATGCAAAAAACACTAACTGACGATACAACTGTTACTGTAGACGTAGGTAGCCATTATATTTGGATGGCACGTAAATTTAGAAGTTACAATCCTAGACATTTACTATTTAGTAATGGTATGCAAACACTTGGTGTTGCTCTACCTTGGGCAATCGCAGCTGCATTAGTTCGCCCAAATACTCAAGTTGTGTCAGTAGCTGGAGATGGCGGTTTCTTATTCTCAGGTCAAGATTTAGAAACAGCCGTACGTAAAAATCTAAACATCATCCAATTAATTTGGAATGATGGAAAATATAATATGGTAGAGTTCCAAGAAGAAATGAAATATAAACGTTCAGCTGGAGTTGAATTTGGGCCAGTTGATTATGTGAAATATGCTGAATCATTCGGTGCAAAAGGGTTACGTGTTACTAATCAAGAAGAATTAGAAGCCGCTTTAAAAGAAGGCTATGCAACTGAAGGCCCTGTATTAATTGATATCCCAGTGAATTATAAAGACAATATCAAATTATCAACGAATGTATTACCAGATTCTTTAAATTAA
- a CDS encoding fructosamine kinase family protein yields MKKDWQEQLPLNHIRDIKTVSGGDVNEAFKVTTEDDVYFLLVQRNRDKSFYAAEIAGLNAFEEAGVTAPHVIDSGEINGDAFLILSYLDEGTTGSQQELGQLVAKMHSQQQSDGKFGFDLPHEGGDISFDNTWSDSWIEIFVERRMDHLRDELMRKGLWNDEDNKVYEQVRTVMVNELENHNSNPSLLHGDLWGGNYMFLTDGSPALFDPAPFYGDREFDLGITTVFGGFTREFYDEYEKHYPLGKGSRKRLEFYRLYLFMVHLLKFGGMYASSVNRSMDEILA; encoded by the coding sequence ATGAAAAAAGATTGGCAAGAACAATTACCATTAAATCATATACGAGATATTAAGACGGTGAGTGGTGGAGATGTGAACGAAGCATTCAAAGTAACTACAGAAGATGACGTTTATTTCTTGTTAGTTCAACGCAATCGTGATAAATCATTCTATGCTGCTGAAATTGCTGGACTTAACGCTTTTGAGGAAGCAGGTGTTACAGCACCACATGTGATTGATAGCGGTGAAATTAATGGTGATGCTTTCTTAATATTGAGTTACTTAGATGAGGGAACGACCGGTAGTCAACAAGAACTAGGTCAATTAGTAGCCAAAATGCATAGCCAGCAACAATCTGACGGCAAATTTGGATTTGATTTACCTCATGAAGGTGGAGATATTTCATTTGATAATACTTGGTCTGATTCGTGGATTGAAATCTTTGTCGAACGTCGTATGGATCATCTGAGAGATGAACTCATGAGGAAAGGATTATGGAATGACGAAGATAATAAAGTCTATGAACAAGTCCGTACAGTGATGGTAAATGAACTAGAAAATCACAATAGTAATCCGTCATTGTTGCATGGGGACTTATGGGGTGGCAATTATATGTTCTTAACAGATGGTAGTCCCGCTTTATTCGATCCTGCACCGTTTTATGGCGATAGGGAGTTTGATTTAGGAATCACTACTGTATTTGGTGGATTTACCCGAGAATTTTATGACGAATATGAGAAACATTATCCTTTAGGAAAAGGGTCACGTAAACGTTTAGAATTTTATAGATTATATTTATTTATGGTTCATTTACTTAAATTTGGTGGAATGTACGCAAGTAGTGTGAATCGATCAATGGATGAAATATTGGCGTAA
- a CDS encoding alpha/beta fold hydrolase, with protein sequence METLELQGAKLRYHKVGNGPVIIFIPGANGTGDIFMPLAQQLKDKFTVVAVDRRGYGQSELTEPLPEEAINPDSRYRVKRDAQDIAELAKSLSDEPVYVLGSSSGSIVAMHVLKEHPEVVKKIAFHEPPINTFLPDAKYWQDKNAEIIDIAINEGMPQAMKLFGETLQISKLDQQYMSKPAEAENDADSKKRFDEMLGWFKYEIRQYTESDISIDGFKKHKDIITLLNGTASKGSFPQEVNFFISEETGTKIIDIPGGHLGYVQDSEGFAKVLLEMWA encoded by the coding sequence ATGGAAACATTAGAATTACAAGGCGCTAAATTACGTTATCACAAAGTGGGCAATGGTCCTGTTATCATCTTCATCCCTGGTGCAAACGGAACTGGAGATATCTTTATGCCACTTGCACAACAATTAAAAGATAAATTCACTGTTGTCGCTGTAGATCGACGTGGATATGGACAAAGTGAATTAACTGAACCACTACCTGAGGAAGCAATCAATCCAGATAGTCGTTACCGAGTTAAACGTGATGCGCAAGATATCGCTGAATTGGCAAAATCATTAAGTGATGAGCCAGTATATGTATTAGGTTCAAGCTCCGGTTCAATCGTAGCAATGCATGTTTTAAAAGAACATCCTGAAGTTGTTAAAAAAATTGCATTCCACGAACCACCAATTAACACATTCTTACCAGATGCGAAATATTGGCAAGATAAAAACGCTGAAATCATTGATATTGCGATTAATGAAGGTATGCCTCAAGCAATGAAATTGTTTGGTGAAACGTTACAAATTAGTAAATTAGACCAACAATACATGTCAAAACCAGCAGAAGCTGAAAATGATGCTGACAGTAAAAAACGTTTCGATGAAATGTTGGGTTGGTTCAAATATGAAATTCGTCAATATACAGAATCTGATATTTCAATTGATGGTTTCAAAAAACATAAAGACATCATTACTTTATTAAATGGGACAGCTTCAAAAGGTTCATTCCCACAAGAAGTTAACTTCTTCATTTCTGAAGAAACTGGCACCAAAATTATCGACATTCCAGGTGGTCACTTAGGATACGTTCAAGACTCTGAAGGATTCGCTAAAGTATTACTTGAAATGTGGGCTTAA
- the budA gene encoding acetolactate decarboxylase, protein MSHVLYQHGTLGTLMAGLLEGTASIDELLEHGDSGLATLTGSNGEVIFLDGEAFHANEHKEFKKLNGDEMTPYATITRFEADQTYQTSNKDSETVLNEVKEHMLSDNLFSAVKISGTFKKMHVRMMPKQEPPYTRLIDSARRQPEETREDIKGTVIGFFTPELFHGIGSAGFHIHFANDDRNFGGHVLDFEVDDVTVEIQNFETFEQHFPVNNKTFTETEIDYADVDAEIREAE, encoded by the coding sequence ATGAGTCACGTATTATATCAACATGGTACTTTAGGTACATTAATGGCAGGTCTATTAGAAGGAACTGCGTCTATCGATGAACTATTAGAACATGGTGATTCAGGACTAGCTACATTAACAGGTTCTAATGGTGAGGTTATCTTTTTAGATGGTGAAGCATTCCATGCTAACGAGCACAAGGAGTTTAAGAAACTAAATGGTGATGAAATGACGCCATATGCAACAATTACACGTTTTGAAGCAGATCAAACATATCAAACTTCAAATAAAGACTCTGAAACAGTGTTAAACGAAGTTAAAGAACATATGTTAAGTGATAACTTATTCTCTGCAGTGAAAATAAGCGGTACATTTAAAAAAATGCACGTACGCATGATGCCTAAACAAGAGCCACCTTACACTAGATTAATTGATTCAGCACGTAGACAACCAGAGGAAACGCGTGAAGATATTAAAGGAACAGTTATTGGATTCTTTACTCCAGAATTATTCCACGGTATTGGATCAGCTGGCTTCCATATTCACTTTGCTAATGACGATCGCAACTTTGGTGGTCATGTATTAGACTTTGAAGTAGACGATGTAACTGTTGAAATACAGAATTTCGAAACATTCGAACAACATTTCCCAGTTAATAATAAAACATTTACAGAAACAGAAATTGATTATGCAGATGTAGATGCAGAGATTAGAGAAGCTGAATAA
- a CDS encoding TetR/AcrR family transcriptional regulator, translating into MTQDRRIRKSQQAIKTAFIDLLHKYDFNDVTVQQITDLADINRGTFYTHYLDKYDLLDKMEDEHVDIVRNFIKESKKSSGGKFSTEDLRHIMEFLIAHIEENITFYQLMFKIGTESRLHEKLYGLLTNYLNSFTNLDGDISGIPFSYFMSYVSGAGLSFLRHWVEDGNRIPKEDLIQYFYDIVNNGPATIIQREINK; encoded by the coding sequence ATGACTCAGGATCGTAGAATTAGAAAATCTCAACAAGCGATTAAAACAGCATTCATAGATTTATTACATAAGTATGATTTCAATGATGTTACTGTACAACAAATTACTGATTTAGCTGATATTAACCGTGGTACATTTTATACGCATTATTTAGATAAATATGACTTGCTAGACAAGATGGAAGATGAACATGTAGATATTGTGCGTAATTTTATTAAAGAGAGTAAAAAGAGTAGTGGTGGAAAGTTCTCAACAGAAGACTTAAGACATATAATGGAATTTCTTATTGCACATATTGAAGAAAATATAACGTTTTATCAATTAATGTTCAAAATAGGCACTGAATCTAGATTGCATGAAAAATTATATGGCTTGCTAACGAACTATTTAAATAGTTTTACTAATTTAGATGGTGATATTAGTGGTATACCTTTCTCATATTTTATGAGCTATGTTTCAGGTGCAGGATTATCGTTCTTAAGACATTGGGTTGAGGATGGTAACCGCATCCCTAAAGAAGATTTAATTCAATACTTCTATGATATTGTTAATAATGGACCAGCTACAATTATACAAAGAGAGATTAATAAATAA
- a CDS encoding DUF896 domain-containing protein has product MRELLDRINQLANKEKVESLSVEEKQEQHQLRQEYLGMIRGQVLHTFSTMKVLDPLGQDVTPDKVYDLREEYGNIQEN; this is encoded by the coding sequence AGATAGAATTAATCAATTAGCAAATAAAGAAAAAGTTGAAAGTTTGAGCGTTGAAGAAAAACAAGAACAACATCAATTAAGACAAGAATATTTAGGTATGATTAGAGGTCAAGTACTTCATACTTTCTCAACAATGAAAGTTTTAGACCCACTTGGTCAAGACGTTACACCTGATAAAGTGTATGACTTAAGAGAAGAATACGGCAATATTCAAGAAAATTAG
- a CDS encoding NmrA/HSCARG family protein — MGKSILVIGATGKQGNAVVKRLLLDGWKVRAFTRNKSNEKLASIDNDNLEIFEGDLSDQDSLTNAMKEQYGVYSVQPIIVDDIEEELRQGKMIIKTAEEQNIDYVVYSTAGGVNRDRTGPHFEALADIENELKDSSLNYTIIKPSFFMDNFLRITKVENGEIMIPEFINQDVKFAMISSIDIARIASNVFGNPEKYNHQAIEIASDELTLKKVVKTFAMVTGKLTEIKGSFSSGTAERGWLEEKGYIIDFNQMDEINPGRLTLEQWISEVNF, encoded by the coding sequence ATGGGTAAAAGTATATTAGTTATAGGTGCTACAGGTAAACAAGGCAATGCTGTAGTAAAACGATTATTGTTAGATGGTTGGAAAGTTCGTGCTTTTACACGTAATAAAAGTAATGAAAAATTAGCTTCAATAGATAATGACAATTTAGAAATATTTGAGGGCGATTTAAGTGACCAAGATAGTTTAACAAATGCTATGAAAGAACAATATGGTGTTTATAGTGTTCAACCAATTATTGTAGATGATATTGAAGAAGAATTACGCCAAGGGAAGATGATTATTAAAACGGCAGAAGAACAAAATATCGACTATGTTGTTTATAGTACTGCAGGTGGCGTCAACCGTGATCGTACAGGTCCCCATTTCGAAGCCTTAGCTGATATTGAGAATGAACTTAAAGACAGTTCATTAAATTATACAATTATTAAACCGTCATTCTTTATGGATAACTTCTTAAGAATTACTAAAGTTGAGAATGGAGAAATAATGATTCCTGAATTTATTAATCAAGATGTTAAATTCGCAATGATTTCTTCAATAGATATCGCTAGAATTGCATCCAATGTATTTGGCAATCCAGAAAAATATAACCATCAAGCTATTGAAATCGCTTCTGATGAACTTACATTAAAAAAAGTTGTTAAAACATTTGCAATGGTAACTGGTAAACTTACAGAAATTAAAGGTTCGTTCTCAAGTGGTACAGCAGAACGTGGATGGCTTGAAGAAAAAGGTTATATAATTGATTTTAATCAAATGGATGAGATCAATCCCGGTCGTCTAACGCTTGAGCAATGGATTAGTGAAGTGAATTTTTAA
- a CDS encoding epoxyqueuosine reductase QueH yields the protein MLKADPIIAKMKNQKINYDRVLKKLINQWEREGLRPKILLHSCCAPCSTYTLEYLTEYADVAIYFANPNIHPKNEYLRRAKVQEQFVNDFNERTGKNVKYIEAEYKPHEFMKMAKSRGLTEEPEGGLRCTACFEMRLELVAEAAVKYGYDYFGSALTLSPKKNAQLINELGMEVQHLYDVSYLPSDFKKNKGYERSIEMCNDYHIFRQCYCGCVFAAMAQGIDFKQINQEAKDFLQQF from the coding sequence ATGTTAAAAGCTGATCCAATTATTGCTAAAATGAAGAATCAAAAAATCAACTACGATAGGGTATTGAAAAAATTAATTAATCAATGGGAAAGGGAAGGTTTAAGACCTAAAATCTTACTACATAGTTGTTGTGCGCCATGTAGCACTTATACGTTAGAATATTTAACGGAGTATGCTGACGTGGCAATTTATTTTGCGAATCCCAATATACATCCTAAAAATGAATATTTAAGACGTGCAAAAGTTCAGGAACAATTTGTTAATGATTTTAATGAGAGAACCGGAAAGAATGTTAAATATATTGAAGCGGAATATAAACCGCATGAATTTATGAAAATGGCAAAATCACGTGGCCTCACTGAAGAACCAGAAGGAGGGTTACGTTGTACAGCATGTTTCGAAATGCGTTTGGAGCTAGTTGCTGAAGCTGCTGTGAAATACGGGTATGACTACTTTGGAAGTGCACTCACACTATCACCTAAAAAGAATGCGCAACTTATAAATGAACTGGGTATGGAAGTACAACATTTATATGACGTGAGCTACTTGCCGAGTGACTTCAAGAAAAATAAGGGCTATGAACGTTCAATAGAGATGTGTAATGACTATCATATATTTCGACAATGCTATTGTGGATGTGTCTTCGCAGCGATGGCTCAAGGCATCGATTTTAAACAAATCAATCAAGAAGCTAAAGACTTTTTACAGCAATTTTAA
- a CDS encoding quinone-dependent dihydroorotate dehydrogenase, producing the protein MYKLIKPLLFKFDPEKAHDMTIDALKLGQKRPFLLPIMHKIFNYEDPSLTQTIKGITFNNPIGLAAGFDKSCEVPKALENVGFGALELGGITPKPQDGNPKPRMYRLVEDNALINRMGFNNIGMNRALWNLRRHSYNIPVGLNVGVNKTTPYNERYQDYIKVIDTFKADVSFFTVNISSPNTENLQSFHDKDEFSMLCKALKDFKANTEVNVPIFLKLTSDLELDGFKNILPAITETFDGMILANTTRKRDGLTSSNKVEDGGLSGQPLFKRNLELVKWAYQQTNGEFLIIGTGGIFSAKDAIQMMRNGASLVQIYSSLVIEGPGLTKKINKDIAAYLKQHNYNNVSDIIGLDAK; encoded by the coding sequence ATGTATAAATTAATTAAACCACTATTATTTAAATTCGACCCTGAAAAAGCGCACGACATGACCATCGATGCTTTAAAACTTGGCCAAAAACGCCCTTTTTTACTACCTATTATGCACAAAATCTTCAACTATGAAGATCCTTCTTTAACACAAACAATTAAAGGTATCACATTTAACAACCCAATTGGTTTAGCTGCTGGCTTTGACAAATCTTGCGAAGTACCTAAAGCACTTGAAAATGTTGGCTTCGGTGCACTTGAATTAGGTGGTATTACACCAAAACCTCAAGATGGCAATCCGAAACCACGTATGTATCGTCTAGTTGAAGATAATGCATTAATCAATCGTATGGGCTTTAATAATATTGGAATGAATAGAGCGTTATGGAATTTACGTCGCCACTCATACAATATCCCTGTTGGTTTAAATGTTGGTGTAAATAAAACGACACCTTATAATGAGCGTTATCAAGATTACATTAAAGTAATTGATACGTTTAAAGCTGATGTCTCATTTTTTACAGTTAACATAAGTTCACCAAATACTGAGAATTTACAAAGTTTCCATGATAAAGATGAATTTTCAATGTTATGCAAAGCTTTGAAAGACTTTAAAGCCAATACAGAAGTAAATGTCCCTATTTTCTTAAAATTAACTTCTGATTTAGAACTAGATGGTTTTAAAAATATTTTACCTGCAATCACTGAAACCTTTGATGGTATGATTCTAGCGAATACAACTCGTAAGCGTGATGGTCTCACTTCTTCGAATAAAGTAGAAGATGGCGGATTAAGTGGGCAACCCCTTTTCAAAAGGAATTTAGAGTTAGTGAAATGGGCATACCAACAAACAAATGGAGAATTCTTAATTATCGGCACAGGCGGTATATTTAGTGCTAAAGATGCCATTCAAATGATGCGAAATGGTGCATCTCTTGTTCAAATCTATTCTTCATTAGTTATTGAAGGTCCAGGTTTGACGAAGAAGATAAACAAAGACATCGCTGCTTACTTAAAGCAACATAATTATAATAACGTGAGTGATATTATTGGATTAGACGCGAAATAA